A region of Anopheles merus strain MAF chromosome 2R, AmerM5.1, whole genome shotgun sequence DNA encodes the following proteins:
- the LOC121590910 gene encoding uncharacterized protein LOC121590910 isoform X5, whose product MVLDLNFSRYDNTTPFGFKLVGGADFDVPLTVVKILPGSIAEDVGMHMGDVVVRINDIPTGNMSYYDAHQLLACAGNQFVLGILRAREVTPSQRLIKEKTPSGEVEYINTSPKPFWTPNVGSPSPLAVHHPAKEEPRQQQQQPEEQIPEVPITDEQIAEILSGEAEVLKQHNVIGVNFNKMIPKAGVFKQSEVFKTLNSELVQSEEEDKKWTTFLQKPSRPPPKTPEERKLERNPPTERYQVRIVKQPKPKIAPDYKPPKSPEPEPEPEPIPMYDEYLNERQEVEVETIKTLVEEPVVPGEPMAGNHHLEHPVGPCCPCPYACPGDNVGCCGEEELETNTNANGTSTAGEGEAQQPGAPNPTEEEPSEEFREQLQNVQKQLEALSALPNTIQATIAALTEQLAVLAAPKRKSKSISPRPEEADPSAGGEGTEQSAPEAIVPEVSETFEVTEFSRADSSGTGDQSSSVDEGEHIHYTEEELEQLEKRMKEHDIEWTNQNDKVKFWNYYWADGKAKSPHVYRYVAARNPMHASLKPQLHPRSIIFIVHMLFSLFLSLSFSKNNE is encoded by the exons ATGGTGCTGGATCTAAACTTCTCGCGTTACGATAACACAACCCCGTTCGGTTTTAAGCTCGTCGGTGGAGCTGATTTTGATGTTCCCTTAACGGTTGTCAAA ATCCTACCCGGAAGCATCGCCGAAGACGTTGGCATGCACATGGGCGATGTGGTGGTGCGCATCAATGACATACCGACGGGCAACATGTCCTATTACGATGCCCACCAGCTGTTGGCCTGTGCCGGCAACCAGTTCGTGCTAGGCATCTTAAG GGCACGTGAGGTTACGCCGTCCCAACGCCTCATCAAGGAGAAAACACCGTCGGGCGAGGTGGAGTATATCAACACCTCGCCGAAACCGTTTTGGACGCCGAATGTCGGCAGCCCATCGCCGTTGGCAGTTCACCACCCTGCCAAGGAAGAAccaaggcagcagcagcagcagcccgaaGAACAGATTCCCGAGGTACCGATCACCGACGAGCAGATAGCCGAGATCCTCTCGGGTGAAGCCGAAGTACTGAAGCAACACAACGTGATCGG CGTTAACTTTAACAAGATGATCCCGAAGGCGGGCGTGTTTAAGCAGAGCGAAGTCTTCAAAACGCTCAACAGCGAGCTGGTACAGAGCGAAGAGGAGGACAAAAAGTGGACCACCTTCCTGCAGAAGCCGTCCCGACCGCCGCCGAAGACGCCCGAGGAGCGGAAGCTCGAGCGGAACCCGCCGACCGAGCGCTACCAGGTACGAATTGTGAagcaaccgaaaccgaaaatTGCCCCCGACTACAAGCCACCCAAATCACCG GAACCCGAGCCGGAACCGGAACCGATACCAATGTACGACGAGTACCTGAACGAACGCCAGGAGGTGGAGGTGGAAACGATCAAGACGCTCGTGGAGGAGCCGGTCGTGCCGGGCGAACCGATGGCAGGTAACCACCACCTCGAACATCCCGTTGGCCCCTGTTGTCCCTGTCCCTACGCTTGCCCCGGCGATAATGTCGGGTGCTGTGGTGAGGAGGAGTTGGAAACCAATACGAACGCTAATGGCACTTCCACTGCAGGTGAAGGGGAGGCACAGCAGCCCGGGGCACCCAACCCGACCGAGGAGGAACCCTCGGAGGAGTTCCGCGAGCAGTTGCAGAATGTGCAAAAGCAGCTGGAAGCGCTATCGGCACTGCCGAACACGATCCAGGCCACGATAGCCGCCCTGACCGAGCAGCTCGCCGTGTTGGCCGCACCGAAACGGAAGTCCAAGAGTATCTCACCCCGACCGGAAG AAGCGGATCCGAGTGCGGGTGGTGAGGGCACCGAACAGTCGGCACCGGAGGCCATCGTGCCCGAAGTGTCCGAGACGTTCGAGGTGACTGAGTTTAGCAGGGCGGACAGCAGCGGCACCGGCGATCAGTCCTCATCGGTCGACGAAGGCGAACACATCCACTACACAGAGGAGGAGCTCGAGCAGCTAGAGAAAAGGATGAAGGAGCACGACATTGAGTGGACCAATCAGAACGATAAG GTAAAGTTCTGGAACTACTATTGGGCCGATGGCAAGGCGAAGTCCCCGCACGTGTACAGGTACGTGGCAGCAAGGAACCCCATGCATGCGTCACTCAAGCCCCAATTACATCCGCGTTCGATCATCTTCATTGTGCACatgcttttctctctctttctctctctctctttttcgaAGAACAACGAGTAA
- the LOC121590910 gene encoding uncharacterized protein LOC121590910 isoform X6, with translation MVLDLNFSRYDNTTPFGFKLVGGADFDVPLTVVKILPGSIAEDVGMHMGDVVVRINDIPTGNMSYYDAHQLLACAGNQFVLGILRAREVTPSQRLIKEKTPSGEVEYINTSPKPFWTPNVGSPSPLAVHHPAKEEPRQQQQQPEEQIPEVPITDEQIAEILSGEAEVLKQHNVIGVNFNKMIPKAGVFKQSEVFKTLNSELVQSEEEDKKWTTFLQKPSRPPPKTPEERKLERNPPTERYQVRIVKQPKPKIAPDYKPPKSPEPEPEPEPIPMYDEYLNERQEVEVETIKTLVEEPVVPGEPMAGNHHLEHPVGPCCPCPYACPGDNVGCCGEEELETNTNANGTSTAGEGEAQQPGAPNPTEEEPSEEFREQLQNVQKQLEALSALPNTIQATIAALTEQLAVLAAPKRKSKSISPRPEEADPSAGGEGTEQSAPEAIVPEVSETFEVTEFSRADSSGTGDQSSSVDEGEHIHYTEEELEQLEKRMKEHDIEWTNQNDKKPKYQTIEWAIVSQRYRIYVDEEEEVEYVTIPLRISQDLEACGVAATAIEPQPVLA, from the exons ATGGTGCTGGATCTAAACTTCTCGCGTTACGATAACACAACCCCGTTCGGTTTTAAGCTCGTCGGTGGAGCTGATTTTGATGTTCCCTTAACGGTTGTCAAA ATCCTACCCGGAAGCATCGCCGAAGACGTTGGCATGCACATGGGCGATGTGGTGGTGCGCATCAATGACATACCGACGGGCAACATGTCCTATTACGATGCCCACCAGCTGTTGGCCTGTGCCGGCAACCAGTTCGTGCTAGGCATCTTAAG GGCACGTGAGGTTACGCCGTCCCAACGCCTCATCAAGGAGAAAACACCGTCGGGCGAGGTGGAGTATATCAACACCTCGCCGAAACCGTTTTGGACGCCGAATGTCGGCAGCCCATCGCCGTTGGCAGTTCACCACCCTGCCAAGGAAGAAccaaggcagcagcagcagcagcccgaaGAACAGATTCCCGAGGTACCGATCACCGACGAGCAGATAGCCGAGATCCTCTCGGGTGAAGCCGAAGTACTGAAGCAACACAACGTGATCGG CGTTAACTTTAACAAGATGATCCCGAAGGCGGGCGTGTTTAAGCAGAGCGAAGTCTTCAAAACGCTCAACAGCGAGCTGGTACAGAGCGAAGAGGAGGACAAAAAGTGGACCACCTTCCTGCAGAAGCCGTCCCGACCGCCGCCGAAGACGCCCGAGGAGCGGAAGCTCGAGCGGAACCCGCCGACCGAGCGCTACCAGGTACGAATTGTGAagcaaccgaaaccgaaaatTGCCCCCGACTACAAGCCACCCAAATCACCG GAACCCGAGCCGGAACCGGAACCGATACCAATGTACGACGAGTACCTGAACGAACGCCAGGAGGTGGAGGTGGAAACGATCAAGACGCTCGTGGAGGAGCCGGTCGTGCCGGGCGAACCGATGGCAGGTAACCACCACCTCGAACATCCCGTTGGCCCCTGTTGTCCCTGTCCCTACGCTTGCCCCGGCGATAATGTCGGGTGCTGTGGTGAGGAGGAGTTGGAAACCAATACGAACGCTAATGGCACTTCCACTGCAGGTGAAGGGGAGGCACAGCAGCCCGGGGCACCCAACCCGACCGAGGAGGAACCCTCGGAGGAGTTCCGCGAGCAGTTGCAGAATGTGCAAAAGCAGCTGGAAGCGCTATCGGCACTGCCGAACACGATCCAGGCCACGATAGCCGCCCTGACCGAGCAGCTCGCCGTGTTGGCCGCACCGAAACGGAAGTCCAAGAGTATCTCACCCCGACCGGAAG AAGCGGATCCGAGTGCGGGTGGTGAGGGCACCGAACAGTCGGCACCGGAGGCCATCGTGCCCGAAGTGTCCGAGACGTTCGAGGTGACTGAGTTTAGCAGGGCGGACAGCAGCGGCACCGGCGATCAGTCCTCATCGGTCGACGAAGGCGAACACATCCACTACACAGAGGAGGAGCTCGAGCAGCTAGAGAAAAGGATGAAGGAGCACGACATTGAGTGGACCAATCAGAACGATAAG AAGCCAAAGTATCAAACGATCGAGTGGGCCATCGTGTCCCAGCGCTACCGCATATACGTcgacgaggaggaagaggTCGAGTACGTGACGATACCGCTGCGCATCTCCCAGGACCTGGAAGCCTGCGGAGTGGCAGCGACGGCCATCGAACCACAGCCGGTGTTAGCGTAA
- the LOC121590910 gene encoding uncharacterized protein LOC121590910 isoform X7: MVLDLNFSRYDNTTPFGFKLVGGADFDVPLTVVKILPGSIAEDVGMHMGDVVVRINDIPTGNMSYYDAHQLLACAGNQFVLGILRAREVTPSQRLIKEKTPSGEVEYINTSPKPFWTPNVGSPSPLAVHHPAKEEPRQQQQQPEEQIPEVPITDEQIAEILSGEAEVLKQHNVIGVNFNKMIPKAGVFKQSEVFKTLNSELVQSEEEDKKWTTFLQKPSRPPPKTPEERKLERNPPTERYQVRIVKQPKPKIAPDYKPPKSPEPEPEPEPIPMYDEYLNERQEVEVETIKTLVEEPVVPGEPMAGNHHLEHPVGPCCPCPYACPGDNVGCCGEEELETNTNANGTSTAGEGEAQQPGAPNPTEEEPSEEFREQLQNVQKQLEALSALPNTIQATIAALTEQLAVLAAPKRKSKSISPRPEEADPSAGGEGTEQSAPEAIVPEVSETFEVTEFSRADSSGTGDQSSSVDEGEHIHYTEEELEQLEKRMKEHDIEWTNQNDKPKYQTIEWAIVSQRYRIYVDEEEEVEYVTIPLRISQDLEACGVAATAIEPQPVLA, from the exons ATGGTGCTGGATCTAAACTTCTCGCGTTACGATAACACAACCCCGTTCGGTTTTAAGCTCGTCGGTGGAGCTGATTTTGATGTTCCCTTAACGGTTGTCAAA ATCCTACCCGGAAGCATCGCCGAAGACGTTGGCATGCACATGGGCGATGTGGTGGTGCGCATCAATGACATACCGACGGGCAACATGTCCTATTACGATGCCCACCAGCTGTTGGCCTGTGCCGGCAACCAGTTCGTGCTAGGCATCTTAAG GGCACGTGAGGTTACGCCGTCCCAACGCCTCATCAAGGAGAAAACACCGTCGGGCGAGGTGGAGTATATCAACACCTCGCCGAAACCGTTTTGGACGCCGAATGTCGGCAGCCCATCGCCGTTGGCAGTTCACCACCCTGCCAAGGAAGAAccaaggcagcagcagcagcagcccgaaGAACAGATTCCCGAGGTACCGATCACCGACGAGCAGATAGCCGAGATCCTCTCGGGTGAAGCCGAAGTACTGAAGCAACACAACGTGATCGG CGTTAACTTTAACAAGATGATCCCGAAGGCGGGCGTGTTTAAGCAGAGCGAAGTCTTCAAAACGCTCAACAGCGAGCTGGTACAGAGCGAAGAGGAGGACAAAAAGTGGACCACCTTCCTGCAGAAGCCGTCCCGACCGCCGCCGAAGACGCCCGAGGAGCGGAAGCTCGAGCGGAACCCGCCGACCGAGCGCTACCAGGTACGAATTGTGAagcaaccgaaaccgaaaatTGCCCCCGACTACAAGCCACCCAAATCACCG GAACCCGAGCCGGAACCGGAACCGATACCAATGTACGACGAGTACCTGAACGAACGCCAGGAGGTGGAGGTGGAAACGATCAAGACGCTCGTGGAGGAGCCGGTCGTGCCGGGCGAACCGATGGCAGGTAACCACCACCTCGAACATCCCGTTGGCCCCTGTTGTCCCTGTCCCTACGCTTGCCCCGGCGATAATGTCGGGTGCTGTGGTGAGGAGGAGTTGGAAACCAATACGAACGCTAATGGCACTTCCACTGCAGGTGAAGGGGAGGCACAGCAGCCCGGGGCACCCAACCCGACCGAGGAGGAACCCTCGGAGGAGTTCCGCGAGCAGTTGCAGAATGTGCAAAAGCAGCTGGAAGCGCTATCGGCACTGCCGAACACGATCCAGGCCACGATAGCCGCCCTGACCGAGCAGCTCGCCGTGTTGGCCGCACCGAAACGGAAGTCCAAGAGTATCTCACCCCGACCGGAAG AAGCGGATCCGAGTGCGGGTGGTGAGGGCACCGAACAGTCGGCACCGGAGGCCATCGTGCCCGAAGTGTCCGAGACGTTCGAGGTGACTGAGTTTAGCAGGGCGGACAGCAGCGGCACCGGCGATCAGTCCTCATCGGTCGACGAAGGCGAACACATCCACTACACAGAGGAGGAGCTCGAGCAGCTAGAGAAAAGGATGAAGGAGCACGACATTGAGTGGACCAATCAGAACGATAAG CCAAAGTATCAAACGATCGAGTGGGCCATCGTGTCCCAGCGCTACCGCATATACGTcgacgaggaggaagaggTCGAGTACGTGACGATACCGCTGCGCATCTCCCAGGACCTGGAAGCCTGCGGAGTGGCAGCGACGGCCATCGAACCACAGCCGGTGTTAGCGTAA